From Nocardioides daedukensis, the proteins below share one genomic window:
- a CDS encoding AAA family ATPase — MRLHHLSITAFGPFAETVEVDFDQLSEAGLFLLSGATGSGKTSVLDAVCFAIFGDVPGDRAGAKRLRCDTAAPGVAPRVVLETTLSGRRFRITRSPAWSRPKKRGTGLTPEQAHVVLEERLGGEWSALSNRLDETGHVITGLVGMNMTQFCQVALLPQGEFQSFLRARSEDRHKLLQHLFSTQRFEDIEQWLREHARQLNREVNSHQRGVASVLDRVQEASGESLPETWASDDLAEVLDDGLVQSWVAGLVEDADNKFAQAGAHAETVESATESARAARDSGHRVADLQSRAARSRAQLDQVESERSLHEERKARLALSRRAAPMAPLHRHALAAGQQHEAAAAAALTARVTAAVALGQDEPTDTTLREAADEARRTIAVAGALLPREPELAALRASLAAGTRSAHELATRHENLTAQAAELPGRIEDLTRRLATASDQASRVETLEARYDALAHRIAQAERLTGVRTELAEASVEHDRVVHECLRLKEDWLSIREARIAGMAAELAHGLAIGGCCPVCGSDDHPNKAEPTPGAPSAQSEKEARRLVDDAELNRTATDGKVRELAIVVAQLEGEIGDTTIEDLQTEKDEVAADLVTVREAVALCRRLEPALALAVRTLEGVRQDTAAIEVELATLSERAASDQARADQITAEIDAVRGDHPDLTTLIAATKELAGLCEEALKRADDAAATARAAEDAARALDDWLQESGFDSVDEAAEGLLGPDQTESLTAAILAHESAEQQARAGLDDPEVVAAEKLAPPEVRALDAEFARLELALKTAVTELHVARTADQRLTALSADLSSAIAKWEPARAAHKVAADLAALVHGTAADNELRMRLSAYVLAWRLSQVVAAANERLGQMSDERYTLEHTARRGAGETRGGLSLLVRDEWSGESRDPATLSGGETFVVSLALALGLADVVTREAGGADLDTLFVDEGFGSLDSDTLDDVMDTLDTLRDGGRVVGVVSHVAEMRSRIPTRLSVTKHRTGSTLAISRDAG; from the coding sequence ATGCGTCTGCACCATCTGAGCATCACCGCCTTCGGCCCCTTCGCCGAGACCGTCGAGGTCGACTTCGACCAGCTCTCCGAGGCCGGGCTCTTCCTGCTCTCCGGGGCCACCGGGTCGGGGAAGACCTCGGTGCTCGACGCGGTCTGTTTCGCGATCTTCGGCGACGTCCCGGGCGACCGGGCCGGAGCCAAGCGCCTGCGCTGTGACACGGCGGCGCCCGGCGTGGCGCCACGGGTCGTGCTGGAGACCACGCTGTCGGGCCGCAGGTTCCGGATCACCCGTTCGCCCGCATGGAGCCGACCGAAGAAGCGCGGCACGGGCTTGACCCCGGAGCAGGCGCACGTCGTGCTCGAGGAGCGCCTCGGTGGCGAATGGTCGGCGCTCTCCAACCGGCTCGACGAGACCGGACACGTCATCACCGGGCTGGTCGGCATGAACATGACTCAGTTCTGCCAGGTGGCACTGCTGCCACAGGGCGAGTTCCAGTCCTTCCTGCGGGCCCGCTCCGAGGACCGGCACAAGCTTCTCCAGCACCTGTTCAGCACCCAGCGCTTCGAGGACATCGAGCAGTGGCTGCGTGAGCACGCCCGCCAGCTCAACCGTGAGGTCAATTCGCACCAACGCGGTGTGGCGAGCGTCCTGGACCGGGTCCAGGAGGCCAGCGGTGAGTCCCTGCCTGAGACGTGGGCGAGCGACGACCTCGCCGAAGTGCTCGACGACGGGCTGGTGCAGTCCTGGGTCGCGGGCCTGGTCGAGGACGCCGACAACAAGTTCGCTCAGGCCGGAGCACACGCCGAGACGGTCGAGTCCGCGACCGAGTCCGCCCGTGCCGCCCGGGACAGCGGCCACCGGGTCGCAGACCTGCAGTCCCGGGCCGCCCGCTCACGCGCCCAACTCGATCAGGTCGAGTCCGAACGGAGTCTGCACGAGGAGAGGAAGGCGCGGCTCGCGCTCTCCCGCCGTGCGGCGCCGATGGCGCCACTGCACCGGCACGCCCTGGCCGCGGGTCAACAGCACGAGGCCGCGGCCGCTGCTGCCCTGACGGCCCGAGTGACTGCAGCCGTGGCGCTGGGCCAGGACGAGCCAACAGACACCACGTTGCGTGAAGCGGCCGACGAGGCGCGGCGCACCATCGCCGTCGCCGGCGCCCTGCTCCCCCGCGAGCCCGAGCTGGCTGCACTGCGTGCCTCGCTGGCTGCCGGGACGCGCTCGGCACACGAGCTCGCGACCCGGCACGAGAACCTCACGGCACAGGCCGCCGAGCTCCCCGGCCGGATCGAGGACCTCACCCGCAGACTTGCGACAGCCTCCGACCAGGCGAGTCGCGTGGAGACACTCGAAGCGCGGTACGACGCCTTGGCACATCGCATCGCACAGGCTGAGCGCCTGACCGGGGTGCGCACGGAGCTCGCAGAAGCGAGCGTCGAACACGACCGCGTGGTTCACGAGTGCCTGCGACTCAAGGAGGACTGGCTGTCCATCCGCGAGGCGCGCATCGCCGGAATGGCAGCCGAGCTGGCTCACGGACTGGCCATCGGTGGCTGTTGCCCCGTGTGCGGGTCGGATGATCACCCGAACAAGGCCGAGCCCACCCCCGGCGCCCCCTCCGCGCAGTCGGAGAAGGAAGCTCGCCGTCTCGTGGACGATGCGGAGCTGAACCGCACCGCCACCGACGGCAAGGTCCGTGAGCTCGCGATCGTCGTCGCTCAGCTCGAGGGCGAGATCGGCGACACCACGATCGAGGACCTGCAGACGGAGAAGGACGAGGTCGCCGCCGACCTGGTCACCGTGCGTGAGGCGGTTGCCCTGTGCCGCCGGCTCGAACCGGCGCTGGCGCTGGCGGTGCGCACTCTCGAAGGCGTTCGTCAGGACACCGCTGCCATCGAGGTCGAGCTGGCCACGCTCTCGGAACGAGCAGCCTCGGACCAGGCTCGGGCAGACCAGATCACGGCCGAGATCGACGCAGTTCGCGGTGACCACCCGGACCTGACCACTCTGATCGCGGCGACCAAGGAGCTGGCCGGGCTCTGCGAGGAAGCCTTGAAGCGCGCCGACGACGCGGCGGCAACGGCCAGGGCCGCCGAGGACGCCGCACGAGCGTTGGACGACTGGTTGCAGGAGAGCGGTTTCGACTCCGTCGACGAGGCGGCCGAGGGCCTGCTGGGTCCGGATCAGACCGAGAGCCTCACCGCAGCGATCCTTGCTCACGAATCCGCCGAGCAGCAGGCTCGAGCCGGCCTCGACGATCCCGAGGTTGTCGCCGCCGAGAAGCTCGCGCCACCCGAGGTGCGTGCTCTGGACGCGGAGTTCGCGCGCCTCGAGCTCGCGCTCAAGACAGCAGTCACCGAGCTCCACGTCGCTCGAACGGCCGATCAACGGCTCACCGCACTCTCGGCCGACCTGAGTTCTGCCATCGCCAAGTGGGAACCCGCGAGGGCAGCGCACAAGGTCGCCGCCGATCTGGCCGCACTGGTCCACGGCACTGCCGCCGACAACGAGCTGAGGATGCGGCTCTCCGCCTATGTCCTGGCCTGGCGGCTCTCCCAGGTGGTCGCCGCGGCCAACGAGCGGCTGGGTCAGATGAGCGACGAGCGCTACACCCTGGAGCACACCGCACGCCGTGGCGCGGGTGAGACCCGTGGCGGGCTGAGCCTGTTGGTCAGGGACGAGTGGTCCGGCGAGTCGCGCGACCCGGCGACCCTCAGCGGCGGTGAGACCTTCGTGGTCTCACTTGCCCTGGCACTGGGCCTGGCCGACGTGGTCACCCGCGAGGCGGGGGGTGCTGATCTGGACACCCTCTTCGTCGACGAGGGTTTCGGGTCGCTCGACTCCGACACCCTCGACGACGTGATGGACACCCTCGACACGCTTCGCGACGGGGGCCGGGTGGTCGGCGTGGTCAGCCACGTGGCCGAGATGCGCAGCCGGATCCCGACCAGGCTGTCAGTCACCAAGCACCGCACCGGCTCGACGCTGGCCATCTCTCGCGACGCAGGCTGA
- a CDS encoding OB-fold domain-containing protein has translation MNHDHDWIMAQADAIKAKGPTAPRAGRDPINQPMINNWLEAMGNTNPRYSAGEAPPSMAQVWTMKGLNPTPGVFDPLHAAMGTLNEAGFTGVLGTNSSQTYRRNPRVGEEVFVTTELVSVVGPKKTGVGQGYFVTSRNNWYVNGADGEPELIADMDFRVLKFVPGPRKKPNTFVLYPTRNRDTQFFWDGTAAGELRIQKCNACGALRHPPGPTCPECLTFDRGYVVSSGRGTVFSHVVHHHPPIPGHELPIQLALVDLEEGVRMLATVDGVPTDELEIGMEVEVGFRTIDEDLTLPVWRRPGSSAQADASDATGDESPASDPKPESTLVGTPTPGQALPEWKLPITPTLVVSTALATRDFQDVHHDRVLAQSYGSQDIFINILTSNALVEKYVTDWVGPDVDIKSISIRLGAPAYPDDEFTFNGSVASVEGNRIVLDIVGSVSLGAHVTGQVTLELQEGS, from the coding sequence GTGAACCACGACCATGACTGGATCATGGCCCAGGCCGATGCGATCAAGGCCAAGGGACCGACCGCGCCTCGCGCCGGACGTGACCCGATCAACCAGCCGATGATCAACAACTGGCTCGAGGCGATGGGGAACACCAACCCGCGCTACAGCGCCGGTGAGGCCCCGCCCTCGATGGCCCAGGTCTGGACGATGAAGGGCCTCAACCCGACGCCCGGTGTCTTCGACCCGCTGCACGCCGCGATGGGCACGCTCAACGAGGCCGGTTTCACCGGGGTGCTGGGCACCAACTCCAGCCAGACCTATCGGCGCAACCCCAGGGTCGGTGAGGAGGTCTTCGTGACCACCGAGCTGGTCTCGGTGGTCGGCCCGAAGAAGACCGGCGTGGGCCAGGGCTACTTCGTCACCTCGCGCAACAACTGGTACGTCAATGGAGCCGACGGCGAGCCGGAGCTGATCGCCGACATGGACTTCCGCGTGCTCAAGTTCGTGCCCGGGCCGCGCAAGAAGCCGAACACGTTCGTGCTCTACCCGACGCGCAACCGCGACACCCAGTTCTTCTGGGACGGCACGGCCGCCGGCGAGCTCCGCATCCAGAAGTGCAATGCGTGCGGCGCCCTGCGTCACCCACCCGGTCCCACCTGCCCGGAGTGCCTCACCTTCGATCGCGGGTACGTCGTCTCCTCCGGCCGCGGCACGGTCTTCAGCCACGTCGTGCACCACCACCCGCCGATCCCCGGCCACGAGCTGCCGATCCAGCTGGCGCTGGTCGACCTCGAGGAGGGTGTGCGGATGCTCGCCACCGTCGACGGCGTCCCTACCGACGAGCTCGAGATCGGGATGGAGGTCGAGGTCGGCTTCCGCACCATCGACGAGGACCTGACCCTGCCCGTGTGGCGCCGTCCGGGCAGCTCTGCGCAGGCGGATGCGTCCGACGCGACGGGTGATGAATCGCCCGCCAGCGACCCGAAGCCTGAGAGCACCCTTGTCGGCACTCCGACTCCGGGACAGGCGCTCCCCGAGTGGAAGCTGCCGATCACCCCGACCCTGGTCGTGTCCACCGCTCTCGCCACTCGCGACTTCCAGGACGTGCACCACGACCGGGTCCTGGCCCAGTCCTATGGCTCGCAGGACATCTTCATCAACATCCTGACCAGCAATGCCCTCGTCGAGAAGTACGTCACCGACTGGGTCGGCCCCGACGTGGACATCAAGTCCATCTCGATCCGCCTCGGCGCACCGGCATACCCGGATGACGAGTTCACGTTCAACGGATCGGTGGCCAGCGTCGAGGGCAACCGCATCGTGCTCGACATCGTCGGCAGCGTCTCGCTCGGCGCCCACGTGACCGGACAGGTCACCCTCGAACTCCAGGAAGGCTCCTGA
- a CDS encoding MOSC domain-containing protein, with protein sequence MAHTLDRLGFAALKGTRHVARETVRLDADGPVGDREWCLVEQETRRVLRTAARPLMHVTVTADGDHLHVATGDGHAVEGRVTVAGEPMLVDYWRRPATITPYAGAPASFLAELVDRPVLLGRARRGDVVYGAPVSLVGAASLADLAERLGRPELAGESERFRSTFLVRTDEPWIEDTWLGLEVVLGEATIRINEPIGRCAVPNHNPLSGLSDASTLKALAGFRPRNHRGEPLLGVDAHVVTPGTVRVGDPVQLVLTADGAR encoded by the coding sequence ATGGCCCACACGCTCGACCGACTCGGTTTCGCGGCCCTGAAGGGCACCCGGCACGTGGCCCGGGAGACGGTCAGGCTCGATGCCGACGGACCGGTCGGGGACCGGGAGTGGTGCCTGGTCGAGCAGGAGACCCGTCGGGTGCTTCGCACGGCCGCCCGCCCGCTGATGCACGTCACGGTCACTGCCGATGGGGATCACCTCCATGTCGCCACCGGGGACGGGCACGCGGTCGAGGGTCGCGTCACTGTCGCCGGCGAGCCGATGCTGGTCGACTACTGGCGACGTCCGGCCACGATCACGCCGTACGCCGGGGCGCCGGCCAGCTTCCTGGCCGAGCTGGTGGACCGCCCGGTGCTCCTGGGGCGGGCCCGTCGCGGGGACGTGGTCTATGGGGCCCCGGTCAGCCTGGTAGGCGCGGCGTCCCTGGCGGACCTGGCCGAGCGACTCGGGCGTCCCGAACTGGCAGGAGAGTCGGAACGATTCCGCAGCACGTTCCTGGTCAGGACCGACGAGCCATGGATCGAGGACACCTGGCTGGGACTGGAGGTCGTGCTCGGCGAGGCGACGATCCGGATCAACGAGCCGATCGGCCGGTGCGCGGTGCCGAACCACAACCCGCTCAGTGGCCTGAGCGATGCCTCGACGCTCAAGGCACTCGCAGGCTTTCGCCCGCGCAACCACCGCGGCGAGCCACTGCTGGGCGTGGACGCGCACGTGGTGACGCCGGGGACGGTCAGGGTGGGAGACCCGGTGCAACTGGTGCTGACGGCCGACGGTGCCCGCTAG
- a CDS encoding lipid-transfer protein gives MGIGLSGKAAIAGIGATEFSKESGRSELQLSAEAIKAALADAGLAPSDVDGMVTFTMDTSSEIALGRELGLGDLRFFSRISHGGGAACGTVQQAAMAVATGVADVVVCYRGFNERSGQRFGQTAVWANAQVNTNGLDNAWSYPHGLTTPAATVAMQARRYMHEYGATSEDFGRVAVADRRHAATNPNAFFHGKPITLEDHQASRMIADPLHLLDCCQESDGAVALIVTSVERARDLAQTPAVIAAAAQGSAANQFVMTSYYRDNIGVPEMGVVARELWGQSGLAHEDIATAVLYDHFTPYVLMQLEELGFCGRGEAPGFVADGGIELGGRLPVNTHGGQLGEAYIHGMNGIAEGVRQIRGTSVNQVIGVSGVGGPQGASNVLVTAGTGVPTSGLILSR, from the coding sequence ATGGGAATCGGACTCAGCGGCAAGGCCGCAATTGCGGGTATCGGCGCAACCGAGTTCTCCAAGGAATCCGGACGCTCCGAGCTCCAGCTCTCGGCGGAGGCCATCAAGGCCGCGCTCGCCGATGCCGGCCTCGCGCCCTCGGACGTCGACGGCATGGTCACGTTCACGATGGACACCTCCTCGGAGATCGCCCTGGGGCGTGAGCTGGGACTGGGCGACCTGAGGTTCTTCAGCCGGATCAGCCACGGTGGAGGGGCCGCCTGCGGCACCGTCCAACAGGCCGCGATGGCCGTGGCGACCGGCGTGGCCGACGTCGTCGTCTGCTACCGAGGATTCAACGAACGTTCCGGCCAGCGCTTCGGCCAGACCGCGGTCTGGGCGAATGCACAGGTCAACACCAACGGGCTCGACAACGCGTGGAGCTATCCGCACGGACTCACGACCCCGGCAGCGACCGTGGCGATGCAGGCACGCCGCTACATGCACGAATATGGCGCGACCTCTGAGGACTTCGGCCGGGTGGCTGTCGCCGACCGGCGGCACGCGGCCACGAACCCGAACGCGTTCTTCCACGGCAAACCGATCACCCTCGAGGACCACCAGGCCTCGCGGATGATCGCCGACCCGCTCCACCTGCTCGACTGCTGCCAGGAGAGCGACGGAGCGGTGGCGTTGATCGTCACCTCGGTCGAGCGCGCCCGCGACCTCGCCCAGACGCCTGCAGTGATCGCGGCCGCAGCCCAGGGGAGTGCGGCGAACCAGTTCGTGATGACCTCCTACTACCGCGACAACATCGGCGTCCCGGAGATGGGCGTCGTGGCACGCGAGCTGTGGGGCCAGTCCGGTCTTGCCCACGAGGACATCGCCACCGCCGTGCTCTATGACCACTTCACCCCCTACGTCCTGATGCAGCTGGAGGAGCTCGGCTTCTGCGGTCGGGGCGAGGCGCCTGGCTTCGTGGCCGACGGCGGCATCGAGCTCGGTGGTCGGCTTCCGGTCAACACCCACGGCGGCCAGCTCGGTGAGGCCTACATCCACGGCATGAACGGGATTGCCGAGGGTGTGAGGCAGATCCGCGGTACGTCGGTGAACCAGGTCATCGGTGTGTCCGGTGTCGGTGGGCCCCAAGGGGCCTCCAACGTGCTGGTCACGGCTGGTACGGGTGTGCCGACCAGTGGCTTGATCCTGTCCCGCTGA
- the pepN gene encoding aminopeptidase N — translation MTESSSPYRSLQFTEAVERFDLIEVTAYDVVLDLAADDKTFTSLTTITFTSQGGDTFVDLKAAHVHRITLDGAEISPDLVERGRLPITATAGEHQLVVDAVMPFRNDGEGLHRSVDPADGRAYVYGMSFMDAAPSIFACFDQPDLKAPFTFHVTAPIDWTVIGNAPGTQVERGSSSALWEFEQTQPLSTYFVTLVAGPWHMIHDEHDGIPLSLSARRSIAEHLDKDADELLTLTRQCFDEFHRLFGIRYPFGNYHQAFVPEFNAGAMENPGCVTFRDPLVFTSKVTRSQRIQRATTVAHEMAHQWFGNIVTPKWWDDLWLNESFAEYMGNRVTADVTEYDDAWVHVSYARRQWGLVADQRPSTHPVAGNGAVDAVAALQDFDGISYAKGSTILRQLNASLGDEVFFAGAIDHFERNRFGNATMADLFASWERAGAGDLSNFTSNWLRTAGPDALLLDRQAGAIVKTPPSEHPAERAHTVQVATAEPSGAWERSAITISQPTTPLPVGPETGVLIDPDQDTWALPLPDPVSLTAYKTTMATTSDPMLRSSIWNTVRNGLHNALISPADVLDVASAALPSEDNDDALSYTLPFLTGKTVALATDPKVALDTLHVGCRSLLERATAGTTVQLAAFQGAVDSASDTELLNAWLGKSELPHGVEIDDDLRWRILVRLASLDAVGRDDLDRQLAESPSTKAGVDHARAVASLPHAEAKAWAWERFDGSVDASNYELIACGTGLWRAGQDEVTAPYVDRYFDELPGIAAVHSGWVLGDVVAYFFPMTSLQSSTLERAGAVIESEGLDLTVRRNLVDMTDELRRRVAVREAFGA, via the coding sequence GTGACCGAATCGAGCAGCCCTTACCGCAGCCTCCAGTTCACCGAGGCCGTCGAGCGCTTCGACCTGATCGAGGTGACGGCGTACGACGTCGTGCTCGACCTCGCCGCCGACGACAAGACGTTCACGTCCCTGACCACGATCACCTTCACGAGCCAGGGTGGCGACACGTTCGTCGACCTGAAGGCGGCCCACGTCCACCGGATCACCCTGGACGGCGCGGAGATCAGCCCGGACCTGGTCGAACGGGGCCGGCTCCCGATCACCGCCACCGCCGGCGAGCACCAGCTGGTCGTGGACGCGGTGATGCCATTTCGCAACGACGGCGAGGGACTGCACCGCAGCGTCGACCCCGCAGACGGTCGCGCCTATGTCTACGGGATGTCGTTCATGGACGCAGCCCCGAGCATCTTCGCCTGCTTCGACCAGCCCGACCTGAAGGCGCCGTTCACCTTCCACGTCACCGCACCCATCGACTGGACCGTGATCGGCAACGCCCCCGGCACCCAGGTGGAGCGCGGCTCATCATCCGCACTGTGGGAGTTCGAGCAGACCCAGCCGCTCTCGACCTACTTCGTCACCCTGGTGGCCGGCCCGTGGCACATGATCCACGACGAGCACGACGGCATCCCGCTCTCCTTGAGCGCACGTCGCTCGATCGCCGAGCACCTCGACAAGGACGCCGACGAGCTGCTCACCCTGACCCGGCAGTGCTTCGACGAGTTCCACCGCCTCTTCGGCATCCGTTATCCGTTCGGCAACTATCACCAGGCGTTCGTGCCCGAGTTCAACGCCGGCGCGATGGAGAACCCCGGCTGTGTCACCTTCCGTGACCCGCTCGTGTTCACCAGCAAGGTCACCAGGAGCCAACGCATCCAGCGCGCCACGACTGTCGCGCACGAGATGGCGCACCAGTGGTTCGGCAACATCGTCACCCCGAAGTGGTGGGACGACCTGTGGCTCAACGAGTCCTTCGCCGAATACATGGGCAACCGGGTGACCGCCGACGTGACGGAGTACGACGACGCGTGGGTGCACGTCTCCTATGCGCGCCGGCAATGGGGACTCGTCGCGGACCAGCGGCCGAGCACCCACCCGGTCGCGGGCAACGGGGCCGTCGACGCGGTGGCTGCGCTGCAGGACTTCGACGGCATCTCCTATGCCAAGGGCTCCACGATCCTGCGCCAGCTCAACGCCTCCCTGGGCGATGAGGTCTTCTTCGCCGGCGCCATCGACCACTTCGAGCGGAACCGTTTCGGCAACGCCACGATGGCCGACCTCTTCGCGTCCTGGGAGCGGGCCGGGGCCGGTGACCTCTCGAACTTCACCAGCAACTGGTTGCGTACCGCCGGGCCGGACGCGCTGCTGCTGGACCGCCAGGCCGGTGCAATCGTGAAGACGCCACCCAGCGAGCACCCCGCCGAGCGTGCGCACACCGTGCAGGTCGCCACCGCGGAGCCCTCTGGCGCCTGGGAGCGGTCCGCCATCACGATCTCGCAGCCGACCACTCCGCTCCCGGTCGGGCCGGAGACAGGTGTCCTGATCGACCCCGACCAGGACACCTGGGCCCTGCCGCTGCCCGATCCGGTCTCGCTGACGGCGTACAAGACGACGATGGCGACCACGAGCGACCCGATGCTCCGCTCGAGCATCTGGAACACCGTGCGCAACGGGCTGCACAACGCCCTGATCTCTCCTGCCGACGTGCTGGACGTCGCCTCGGCGGCGTTGCCGAGCGAGGACAACGATGACGCGCTGAGCTACACGCTGCCGTTCCTGACCGGCAAGACCGTCGCTCTCGCGACCGACCCAAAGGTCGCGCTCGACACGCTGCATGTCGGCTGCCGTTCGCTGCTCGAGCGGGCAACTGCCGGCACCACCGTCCAGCTGGCCGCCTTCCAGGGGGCGGTCGACTCCGCAAGCGACACCGAGCTGCTCAACGCCTGGCTGGGCAAGTCGGAGCTGCCGCACGGAGTCGAGATCGACGACGACCTGCGCTGGCGCATCCTGGTCCGGCTCGCGTCCCTGGACGCAGTGGGCCGTGACGACCTGGACCGGCAGCTCGCGGAGAGCCCCTCCACGAAGGCCGGCGTCGACCATGCCAGGGCCGTTGCCAGCCTGCCCCACGCCGAGGCGAAAGCCTGGGCCTGGGAGCGCTTCGACGGCTCGGTGGACGCCAGCAACTATGAGCTGATCGCGTGTGGGACCGGGCTTTGGCGCGCTGGTCAGGACGAGGTGACGGCGCCCTACGTCGATCGCTACTTCGACGAGCTGCCCGGCATCGCGGCAGTCCACTCGGGGTGGGTGCTCGGTGACGTGGTCGCCTACTTCTTCCCAATGACCTCGCTGCAGAGCTCCACCCTGGAACGCGCCGGTGCGGTCATCGAGAGCGAGGGCCTGGACCTGACCGTACGACGCAACCTGGTCGACATGACCGACGAGCTGCGGCGCCGCGTTGCCGTGCGCGAGGCGTTCGGCGCCTAG
- a CDS encoding exonuclease SbcCD subunit D C-terminal domain-containing protein, translating into MRILHTSDWHLGRSFHREGLLGHQAAYADHLLEVVESEKVDLVVVSGDVYDRALPPVDAVRLANETFTRIARSRARLVVTSGNHDSAQRLGFGSELIDAAGVHIRTSASSVGTPVIVDDEHGPVAVYGLPYLDPDLVREPWALPGRSHQAALVEAMRRVNADRAARPGVRSVAMAHAFVSPTAGALVESDSERDISVGGVSMVPTDVFDGMDYVALGHLHGRHTLSDSIRYSGSPLAYSFSETDHRKGSWLVELDAQGFSTAEFVDAPVPRRLARITGTVEDLLEDRALSRHEDAWVQATLTDDIRPSAAMERLRRRFPHTLVLSFAPANGSRSGLPSARLAPGRSDHDIALDFVDELRGRKASDAESALLRDACDSCSPDRDLDTVVG; encoded by the coding sequence GTGCGCATCCTCCACACCTCCGACTGGCACCTTGGCCGCTCCTTCCACCGCGAAGGGCTGCTTGGGCACCAGGCTGCGTACGCCGACCACCTGCTCGAGGTGGTCGAGTCGGAGAAGGTCGACCTGGTCGTGGTCTCCGGTGACGTCTATGACCGTGCCCTGCCGCCGGTCGACGCAGTGCGACTGGCCAACGAGACCTTCACCAGGATCGCCCGCTCACGGGCGCGCCTCGTGGTGACCAGCGGCAACCACGACTCGGCACAACGCCTCGGCTTCGGCTCGGAGCTGATCGACGCCGCCGGCGTGCACATCCGCACCAGCGCCAGCTCGGTCGGAACACCGGTGATCGTCGATGACGAGCACGGCCCGGTCGCCGTCTATGGACTGCCCTATCTCGACCCCGACCTGGTGCGCGAACCCTGGGCCCTGCCCGGCAGGAGCCACCAGGCTGCGCTCGTCGAGGCGATGCGACGCGTCAACGCCGATCGCGCGGCGCGACCCGGCGTGCGCAGCGTGGCGATGGCCCACGCGTTCGTCTCCCCCACTGCGGGCGCTCTCGTCGAGAGTGACTCGGAGCGCGACATCAGTGTCGGCGGAGTCAGCATGGTCCCCACCGACGTCTTCGACGGCATGGACTACGTCGCGCTGGGCCACCTGCACGGCAGGCACACGTTGTCCGACTCGATCCGCTACAGCGGATCCCCACTGGCCTATTCGTTCTCCGAGACCGATCACCGCAAGGGGTCATGGTTGGTCGAGCTCGACGCCCAGGGATTCAGCACGGCCGAGTTCGTCGACGCGCCGGTCCCACGTCGTCTGGCCCGGATCACCGGAACCGTCGAGGACCTGCTCGAGGACCGGGCCCTGTCCCGGCACGAGGACGCATGGGTCCAGGCAACCCTGACCGACGACATCCGGCCGTCGGCGGCGATGGAGCGTCTGCGCCGCCGATTCCCGCACACGCTGGTGCTGTCCTTCGCGCCTGCGAACGGGTCGCGCTCCGGCCTGCCCAGCGCACGCCTCGCACCGGGACGCTCCGATCACGACATCGCCCTCGACTTTGTCGACGAGCTGCGCGGCAGGAAGGCCTCGGACGCTGAGTCCGCACTGCTCCGTGACGCCTGCGACTCGTGCTCCCCCGACCGCGACCTGGACACGGTGGTGGGCTGA
- a CDS encoding OsmC family protein — protein MSENETLRSVDLERIGIARYKAVNSRGGVLPIGSGEDPDFTPVELLLAAIAGCSAIDVDLITGKRAQPEAFSVHASGDKVRDENGNHLTNLRVTFDIAFPDGEDGDRAREFLPRAIEQSRDRLCTVSRTVALGSPVEFGQD, from the coding sequence ATGAGCGAGAACGAGACACTGCGCAGCGTCGATCTGGAACGGATCGGCATCGCCCGCTACAAGGCCGTGAACAGCCGTGGGGGAGTGCTCCCGATCGGCAGCGGCGAGGACCCGGACTTCACGCCCGTCGAGCTGCTGCTGGCTGCGATCGCCGGTTGCAGCGCCATCGACGTGGACCTGATCACCGGCAAGCGCGCGCAGCCCGAGGCCTTCTCGGTCCACGCGAGCGGCGACAAGGTGCGCGACGAGAACGGCAACCACCTGACCAATCTGCGGGTCACCTTCGACATCGCTTTCCCCGACGGTGAGGACGGCGACCGGGCGCGGGAGTTCCTGCCGCGCGCGATCGAGCAGAGCCGTGATCGGCTGTGCACGGTGAGTCGCACCGTCGCCCTCGGGTCGCCCGTGGAATTCGGTCAGGACTGA
- a CDS encoding Fe-S cluster assembly protein HesB, with the protein MLTLTENASTIVKEIANQAEETAGLRISSDAEQAFAVNAVGAAEPGDEVVEQDGATIFLDAPAAEQLGDKVLDAAVDQQGGVQFALAPQA; encoded by the coding sequence ATGCTCACCCTCACCGAGAACGCCAGCACGATCGTCAAGGAAATCGCCAACCAGGCCGAGGAGACTGCCGGACTCCGGATCTCCAGTGATGCCGAACAGGCCTTCGCCGTCAACGCCGTGGGCGCTGCCGAGCCCGGCGACGAAGTCGTCGAGCAGGACGGGGCCACGATCTTCCTCGACGCGCCCGCCGCCGAACAGCTCGGCGACAAGGTCCTCGACGCCGCGGTCGACCAGCAGGGCGGGGTGCAGTTCGCCCTCGCGCCACAGGCCTGA